One window from the genome of Salvia miltiorrhiza cultivar Shanhuang (shh) chromosome 7, IMPLAD_Smil_shh, whole genome shotgun sequence encodes:
- the LOC130995861 gene encoding uncharacterized protein LOC130995861 isoform X1: protein MNDAGAANTNRGGLAIESGDSVVTLDQVPCWSSLECKDLNENEDPAFSNSYFPDPLTSTDEGEGCLYGMQSRFPVNHEVNSKVYLWRGNPWILEVDAVVNSTNESLDEAQSSPGLHAAAGPALAEECATLGGCRTGMAKISNAYDLPARRVIHTVGPKYAVKYHTAAENALSHCYRSCLELLIENGLQSIAIGCIYTEAKLYPREPAAHVAIIFALLLGTVRRFLEKQKDNVHAVIFCTAASSDTEIYKRLLPLYFPREKKEEVLAVTRLPADVGDENGETVIDERRIRIQPLPNLKKKTGPRIPQISNDLPVSDVLVTRKNSSYLSSYLDPAFMSLIKDPDQRRMEQWEKAADARNGWDFAKMLGYGELRGPPLSAAEEYSLHSRYLAKANSLNLSEIAEMRIVYRGGVDHEGRPVMVVVGAHFLLRCLDLERFVLYVVKEFEPVIQKPYTIVYFHSAASLQMQPDLGWMKRLEQILGRKHQHNLHAIYVLHPTFGLKAAIFAMQLFVDNVVWKKVNYLDRLLQLFRYVPREQLSIPDFVFQHDLEVNGEKGVIVDPRTKYVYQRQ from the exons ATGAATGATGCTGGGGCTGCCAACACAAATAGAGGTGGATTGGCAATTGAAAGTGGAGATTCTGTGGTGACACTAGATCAAGTTCCATGCTGGAGTAGTTTGGAGTGTAAAGACTTGAATGAGAATGAAGATCCTGCATTTTCAAACTCGTACTTTCCAGACCCGTTGACATCTACAGATGAGGGTGAGGGTTGTTTATATGGCATGCAATCTAGGTTCCCGGTGAATCATGAGGTTAACTCCAAGGTTTACCTTTGGAGAGGGAACCCTTGGATTCTTGAGGTGGATGCTGTAGTGAATTCAACAAATGAG AGCTTAGATGAAGCGCAGAGCAGTCCTGGTTTGCATGCTGCTGCTGGACCTGCCCTTGCAGAAGAATGTGCAACACTG GGTGGTTGCCGAACAGGGATGGCAAAAATTAGCAATGCATATGACCTTCCTGCAAG GAGGGTCATACATACAGTTGGCCCTAAGTATGCTGTAAAATATCATACTGCTGCAGAGAATGCTTTAAGTCATTGCTATAGGTCTTGCCTGGAACTTCTCATTGAAAACGGGCTGCAGAG CATTGCTATTGGCTGTATATATACAGAAGCCAAATTATATCCACGAGAACCTGCTGCGCATGTTGCAATAA TTTTTGCATTGTTATTAGGAACTGTCAGACGATTTCTTGAGAAACAAAAGGATAACGTACATGCAGTCATATTTTGTACCGCAGCATCATCTGACACAGAGATTTATAAGAG ATTGCTCCCACTTTACTTTCCTCGggagaagaaagaggaagtATTAGCTGTTACAAGACTTCCTGCAGATGTTGGAGATGAAAATGGTGAGACAGTCATTGATGAACGCAGAATAAGAATTCAGCCTTTGCCTaatctgaagaagaagacagGTCCAAGAATTCCTCAAATCTCTAATGATCTTCCAGTCAGTGATGTTTTGGTGACACGAAA GAACTCATCTTACTTGTCTTCATATCTGGATCCCGCTTTCATGTCCTTGATTAAAGATCCAGACCAAAGACGCATGGAACAGTGGGAAAAAGCTGCTGATGCACGAAATGGTTGGGATTTTGCTAAAATGCTTGGGTATGGTGAGCTCAGGGGTCCTCCTTTGTCTGCTGCTGAAGAATATTCCCTTCATTCCAGATATCTTGCTAAAGCAAATTCACTCAATCTTTCTGAGATTGCAGAAATGAGAATAGT TTACCGAGGTGGAGTTGATCATGAAGGTCGCCCAGTGATGGTGGTTGTCGGAGCACATTTTCTGTTAAGGTGTCTTGATCTAGAACGGTTCGTCTTGTACGTAGTAAAG GAATTTGAGCCCGTGATACAGAAGCCTTACACTATTGTTTATTTCCACTCAGCTGCATCATTACAGAT GCAACCTGACCTAGGATGGATGAAGAGATTAGAGCAAATACTTGGTCGGAAGCACCAACATAATCTTCAT GCAATATATGTCCTTCATCCAACCTTTGGACTAAAAGCAGCGATATTTGCAATGCAGCTTTTCGTAGATAATGTG GTATGGAAGAAGGTGAACTATCTCGATCGACTTCTGCAGCTATTCAGATATGTACCTCGCGAGCAATTGAGCATCCCAGATTTTGTGTTTCA GCATGATCTTGAAGTAAATGGAGAGAAAGGCGTGATTGTTGATCCAAGAACAAAATATGTTTATCAGCGACAATAG
- the LOC130995861 gene encoding uncharacterized protein LOC130995861 isoform X2, translated as MNDAGAANTNRGGLAIESGDSVVTLDQVPCWSSLECKDLNENEDPAFSNSYFPDPLTSTDEGEGCLYGMQSRFPVNHEVNSKVYLWRGNPWILEVDAVVNSTNESLDEAQSSPGLHAAAGPALAEECATLGGCRTGMAKISNAYDLPARRVIHTVGPKYAVKYHTAAENALSHCYRSCLELLIENGLQSIAIGCIYTEAKLYPREPAAHVAIRTVRRFLEKQKDNVHAVIFCTAASSDTEIYKRLLPLYFPREKKEEVLAVTRLPADVGDENGETVIDERRIRIQPLPNLKKKTGPRIPQISNDLPVSDVLVTRKNSSYLSSYLDPAFMSLIKDPDQRRMEQWEKAADARNGWDFAKMLGYGELRGPPLSAAEEYSLHSRYLAKANSLNLSEIAEMRIVYRGGVDHEGRPVMVVVGAHFLLRCLDLERFVLYVVKEFEPVIQKPYTIVYFHSAASLQMQPDLGWMKRLEQILGRKHQHNLHAIYVLHPTFGLKAAIFAMQLFVDNVVWKKVNYLDRLLQLFRYVPREQLSIPDFVFQHDLEVNGEKGVIVDPRTKYVYQRQ; from the exons ATGAATGATGCTGGGGCTGCCAACACAAATAGAGGTGGATTGGCAATTGAAAGTGGAGATTCTGTGGTGACACTAGATCAAGTTCCATGCTGGAGTAGTTTGGAGTGTAAAGACTTGAATGAGAATGAAGATCCTGCATTTTCAAACTCGTACTTTCCAGACCCGTTGACATCTACAGATGAGGGTGAGGGTTGTTTATATGGCATGCAATCTAGGTTCCCGGTGAATCATGAGGTTAACTCCAAGGTTTACCTTTGGAGAGGGAACCCTTGGATTCTTGAGGTGGATGCTGTAGTGAATTCAACAAATGAG AGCTTAGATGAAGCGCAGAGCAGTCCTGGTTTGCATGCTGCTGCTGGACCTGCCCTTGCAGAAGAATGTGCAACACTG GGTGGTTGCCGAACAGGGATGGCAAAAATTAGCAATGCATATGACCTTCCTGCAAG GAGGGTCATACATACAGTTGGCCCTAAGTATGCTGTAAAATATCATACTGCTGCAGAGAATGCTTTAAGTCATTGCTATAGGTCTTGCCTGGAACTTCTCATTGAAAACGGGCTGCAGAG CATTGCTATTGGCTGTATATATACAGAAGCCAAATTATATCCACGAGAACCTGCTGCGCATGTTGCAATAA GAACTGTCAGACGATTTCTTGAGAAACAAAAGGATAACGTACATGCAGTCATATTTTGTACCGCAGCATCATCTGACACAGAGATTTATAAGAG ATTGCTCCCACTTTACTTTCCTCGggagaagaaagaggaagtATTAGCTGTTACAAGACTTCCTGCAGATGTTGGAGATGAAAATGGTGAGACAGTCATTGATGAACGCAGAATAAGAATTCAGCCTTTGCCTaatctgaagaagaagacagGTCCAAGAATTCCTCAAATCTCTAATGATCTTCCAGTCAGTGATGTTTTGGTGACACGAAA GAACTCATCTTACTTGTCTTCATATCTGGATCCCGCTTTCATGTCCTTGATTAAAGATCCAGACCAAAGACGCATGGAACAGTGGGAAAAAGCTGCTGATGCACGAAATGGTTGGGATTTTGCTAAAATGCTTGGGTATGGTGAGCTCAGGGGTCCTCCTTTGTCTGCTGCTGAAGAATATTCCCTTCATTCCAGATATCTTGCTAAAGCAAATTCACTCAATCTTTCTGAGATTGCAGAAATGAGAATAGT TTACCGAGGTGGAGTTGATCATGAAGGTCGCCCAGTGATGGTGGTTGTCGGAGCACATTTTCTGTTAAGGTGTCTTGATCTAGAACGGTTCGTCTTGTACGTAGTAAAG GAATTTGAGCCCGTGATACAGAAGCCTTACACTATTGTTTATTTCCACTCAGCTGCATCATTACAGAT GCAACCTGACCTAGGATGGATGAAGAGATTAGAGCAAATACTTGGTCGGAAGCACCAACATAATCTTCAT GCAATATATGTCCTTCATCCAACCTTTGGACTAAAAGCAGCGATATTTGCAATGCAGCTTTTCGTAGATAATGTG GTATGGAAGAAGGTGAACTATCTCGATCGACTTCTGCAGCTATTCAGATATGTACCTCGCGAGCAATTGAGCATCCCAGATTTTGTGTTTCA GCATGATCTTGAAGTAAATGGAGAGAAAGGCGTGATTGTTGATCCAAGAACAAAATATGTTTATCAGCGACAATAG
- the LOC130995884 gene encoding uncharacterized protein LOC130995884, which produces MVLSLLNASLTNPSPTTLISTNKFGIPSRSRQGTFLPIVSCRREPEHSKPRYFGRECSAIEQIVHQKSTFLVAASLAIVVWSNPAHAGFLSGSTGMESVPGPQLPQMDFLTRFNEENQKKYAENDARFKESPILKKLLEQSKLNKEKNKQEILDKYCIRGAEWGVGDCSADGMSAEDREKFIAMLKQKAGVE; this is translated from the exons ATGGTTCTCTCTTTGCTCAATGCTTCTCTCACTAACCCATCTCCGACAACCTTAATCTCCACGAATAAATTCGGAATCCCTTCTCGCTCTCGTCAAGGAACATTTTTGCCGATCGTTTCGTGCCGCAGAGAACCGGAGCATTCGAAACCCAGATATTTTGGCCGAGAATGCTCCGCCATTGAACAGATTGTGCATCAGAAATCTACGTTTCTTGTAGCTGCGTCTCTTGCTATTGTTGTCTGGTCTAATCCAG CTCATGCTGGATTTCTTTCGGGCTCCACGGGTATGGAATCAGTTCCCGGCCCTCAGTTGCCTCAGATGGATTTCCTCACTCGTTTTAATG AGGAAAATCAGAAAAAGTACGCAGAGAATGATGCAAGATTCAAAGAATCTCCAATCCTCAAGAAGCTGCTCGAGCAGTCAAAGTTAAACAAGGAGAA AAACAAACAAGAAATTCTTGACAAATATTGCATTCGAGGAGCTGAGTGGGGAGTTGGAGACTGCTCGGCTGATGGTATGTCAGCGGAGGACAGGGAGAAATTCATTGCAATGCTGAAGCAGAAGGCTGGTGTGGAGTGA